The proteins below are encoded in one region of Bacillus alveayuensis:
- a CDS encoding putative small secreted protein (product_source=COG5584; cog=COG5584; pfam=PF03413), whose protein sequence is MKWKHFIIGASVGVLVGYVLKERWDKEFISPDKALKNAKKAFQEKGPIDGSWIYTIPQDYEMNGLTYKVYKVGITRKNEDETKQFEVIVDAKTGTILHIDSLSFES, encoded by the coding sequence ATGAAATGGAAACATTTTATTATTGGCGCTAGTGTTGGCGTTTTAGTCGGATACGTCCTAAAAGAGCGATGGGATAAAGAATTCATTTCCCCTGACAAAGCTTTAAAAAATGCTAAAAAAGCCTTTCAGGAAAAAGGGCCGATTGATGGATCATGGATTTATACGATTCCACAAGATTATGAAATGAATGGCTTAACTTATAAAGTTTACAAAGTTGGAATAACTCGTAAGAATGAAGATGAAACGAAGCAATTTGAAGTGATCGTCGATGCTAAAACAGGAACCATTTTACATATCGATTCATTATCCTTTGAATCTTAA
- a CDS encoding putative aminopeptidase FrvX (product_source=COG1363; cath_funfam=3.40.630.10; cog=COG1363; pfam=PF05343; superfamily=53187) — protein MNVETLELFRNLTELPGAPGHEHAVRKFMRKELQKYADDIVQDKLGSIFGVKRGHEDGPVVMVAGHMDEVGFMVTSITENGMIRFQPLGGWWNQVLLAQRVQIITEHGPVIGVIGSIPPHLLEEEKRKRPMEVKNMLIDIGADNKEDAETIGIKTGQQIVPICPFTPMANSKKILAKAWDNRYGCGLAIELLKELKEEALPNTLYSGATVQEEVGLRGAQTAANMIKPDIFFALDASPANDMSGDKKEFGQLGKGALLRIYDRSMVTHRGMREFVLDMAESNNIPYQYFVSQGGTDAGRVHISNEGVPSAVIGICSRYIHTHASIIHVDDYLAAKELLVKLVKACDHSTVLSIKQNA, from the coding sequence ATGAATGTTGAGACTTTAGAATTATTTCGGAATTTAACAGAATTACCCGGTGCTCCTGGACATGAGCATGCTGTTCGAAAGTTTATGCGCAAAGAACTTCAAAAATATGCAGATGATATCGTTCAAGATAAACTTGGAAGTATTTTTGGGGTAAAACGTGGTCATGAAGATGGACCTGTCGTTATGGTAGCTGGTCATATGGATGAAGTAGGATTTATGGTGACATCGATTACAGAGAACGGTATGATTCGCTTTCAGCCTTTAGGAGGATGGTGGAATCAAGTACTGTTGGCGCAGCGTGTACAAATTATTACCGAACATGGTCCAGTTATAGGTGTAATCGGTTCGATTCCTCCGCATTTGCTAGAAGAAGAAAAGCGGAAACGGCCGATGGAAGTGAAAAATATGCTTATTGATATCGGTGCAGACAATAAGGAAGACGCAGAAACAATAGGGATTAAAACAGGACAGCAGATTGTGCCGATTTGTCCATTTACACCGATGGCCAACTCAAAAAAAATATTAGCTAAAGCTTGGGATAATCGCTACGGCTGCGGACTGGCAATAGAACTGTTAAAAGAATTAAAAGAAGAAGCGTTGCCAAATACGCTTTATTCTGGTGCCACGGTGCAAGAAGAAGTCGGGCTGCGAGGTGCACAAACAGCTGCAAATATGATTAAGCCTGATATCTTTTTTGCGTTAGATGCTAGTCCTGCTAATGATATGAGCGGTGACAAAAAAGAATTTGGCCAGCTAGGGAAAGGAGCGCTTTTACGCATTTATGATCGCTCCATGGTTACACATCGCGGCATGAGAGAATTTGTATTAGATATGGCCGAATCTAACAATATCCCTTATCAATATTTTGTTTCACAAGGTGGAACAGATGCTGGAAGAGTACATATATCCAATGAAGGTGTTCCTTCCGCTGTCATCGGTATTTGCTCCCGTTATATTCATACACATGCTTCCATCATTCATGTTGATGATTATTTAGCTGCAAAAGAGCTGTTAGTGAAGCTAGTAAAAGCGTGTGATCATTCCACTGTTTTATCAATTAAGCAAAATGCATAA